The genome window ACGCGGATATATCGTCTGTCTCATCAGACTTCGGCCTGTCGCGGTGGAAACGAATCACTCTCTcggtgccccccccccctgtgggtgtgtgcgtgtgtggaggggtgTGTCGGccactcttctctttttttctcacCCCTTTGTCAAGACCTCCCTGTTTGGCCCTTTGATTCGATTGGTGCCCGACGTTGTACACGGCGgcttccctcccccaccccctccctctcattACCGCTGCTTCTCTGACCTCAAAGTGCGTGCCTTCTCTAGTGACGCTCTGTTTCTGCCAAGCGACCCACCCGTGTCCTCGAACAAACCCCTCTGCTCACAGTGTTTCTCTGCGCGTCGTCGTTGGTTTCTTTTGTTCTCCGACCTCACTGCTCTTTCAGCATAAAGGGGGTACGCACGTGTGTGGTCgcgtgtgcgccttcggTAAATCTGGATTTGCTTCGACTTCCTCTTTTATCTAGAGGGCTGGGACTATCAGAGGTGCTACAATCAACAACCACGACAgactcacacgcacagctgGCTGCAGTGCGCAGCGACATACAGGGCTTagccgcgcagcaccttccctcactcccaccgaaggaaagaaagaaagaatatgctggcgcctctctctgctcgcagcacctcgcggCGCGCCAGCTTCGCGGAGTCGTTGTCCGCTCGCCGCGCGAGCTCGTCTGCGCACAGCGCTCGCCCACACCTGACGTCGGTCCCTCGCAGTCAGCGGAGCGATTCGATTTGTGCCACGCCAACGCGCTACCGTAGCGAGGTGTCGGCCAGCGCCCGCCAACTGCGCAATGACGTCTACGAGTCTCCAGCGACCACCAAGGCAAACGCCATGAAGGTGTACATCCGCGTCCGCCCCTTCAGCGAGCGTGAAATTGCGCAGAAGGTGACGCCGCACAGCACTGTGCGCATCGACGCCGAGAACCCGTGCGTGATCACCATCCTCGAACCGGCGCGGGCTTTTCGCCCTCTGTCCACTCACATTTTCAACTGCTGCTTCTGGTCTGTCTTTGAAAACGCGAAAGACGGCGTCGAGGGGGATCAGTCCGACATACGCAACGGCGTGGACACGTTCCTCAACGGCGGCATGAACTCTGCTCGCCGCTCTCGCGCGCAGTCGATGATGAACCTCAGCAGTTTGCCGCAGTCCGCCCGCCGCGCCACGCGCTCCGGCTTGGGACTCGATATCGAAGGAATGGAGACCAGTGGCGAGACGCCGGCGTACGACGGCGCCGGCTCGGCACCAGTGATGGTCGACGCCAATGTCAGCCACCCTCCGTATGCGGGGCAGGATCAGGTGTACGCGCACGTCGGCAAGCCCATCGTGGGCAACACCCTCGACGGATACAATGGGTGCGTGTTCGCCTACGGGCAGACGGGCAGCGGGCAGANNNNNNNNNNNNNNNNNNNNNNNNNNNNNNNNNNNNNNNNNNNNNNNNNNNNNNNNNNNNNNNNNNNNNNNNNNNNNNNNNNNNNNNNNNNNNNNNNNNNCTACGACCTGTATGTATATGCGCATGGGTATGCGTATAGCGAGAGGCTGGTGCGGTCTCTGtccggtgtgtgtgcgtgcctctctctcccttggcgcctctccttttctcacGCCTTTGCACGCTGTGTGGCTGCACTGCCCCCTGTTGCCACTGTACCCTCTACACTCTTGTTTGCTGCATGCGTGGCCCGTTGTGCCA of Leishmania braziliensis MHOM/BR/75/M2904 complete genome, chromosome 19 contains these proteins:
- a CDS encoding putative kinesin, translated to MLAPLSARSTSRRASFAESLSARRASSSAHSARPHLTSVPRSQRSDSICATPTRYRSEVSASARQLRNDVYESPATTKANAMKVYIRVRPFSEREIAQKVTPHSTVRIDAENPCVITILEPARAFRPLSTHIFNCCFWSVFENAKDGVEGDQSDIRNGVDTFLNGGMNSARRSRAQSMMNLSSLPQSARRATRSGLGLDIEGMETSGETPAYDGAGSAPVMVDANVSHPPYAGQDQVYAHVGKPIVGNTLDGYNGCVFAYGQTGSGQ